The Hymenobacter swuensis DY53 genome includes the window GACAACCGGCCCGAGTTGGCGGCCCTGGTGAGCCGCTGGCAGGAGCCGGGCAAGGGTCAGCGGCATTTGCTGAGCCTACTGCGCGGCCACCGCATGAAGCTGCTGCTGCGCCGGATGCTGGACGAGGCTGAATTCCTCTCGGAACATGGCGTACGGGCGTTGTCGCGCTACCACCTGGAGCATCCGTTCGTGTTTCAGCGAGATGGTGGGCTGAATGCCGTCGTCAGCTATGAGCCGGCGGAATCGGGCACTTCCCTGTTTGGCGGCAACAGCAACTGGCGCGGCCCCGTCTGGATGCCGATGAACTTCCTGCTCATTGAGTCGCTGCAACGGTTCTATCACTACTACGGCCCCGAGTTCAAGGTGGAATACCCGACCGGGACAGGCCGCTACTGCACATTGCAGGAAATTGCTCAGGCCCTTACCGAGCGGCTTACCGGCCTGTTTCTGCGCAACGCGGAAGGGCAGCGGCCCTGCTTCGGTCAGGATAAGCAGCAGCAGAACGATCCCCACTTCCGGGATTACCTGTTGTTTCACGAGTACTTCCATGGAGATACCGGGGCGGGCCTCGGGGCCAGTCATCAGACCGGTTGGACGGGGCTCATTGCCAAGCTGCTGCATCCTCGGCCTCTGGAAGAATAAACGGGCAATGGCCTCTGAGTAATAGTGTCATCTACTACTCAGAAGCCATTGCCCAACCACCCAAAACCAACCTCCTATGTCCTGGCTTGATCTTACGACTACCATCTCCGACGGCATGGCCTACTGGCCCGATAATGCGCCGGTTCACATCAAAAAGACGCTGAGTATTGCCGCCGGCGACGCTGCCAACGTAACGGAAATGAGCCTGAGCGTTCATACGGCCACCCACGTAGATGCGCCGCTGCACTTCCTGGCCGATGGCGACGACATTACCCGTCTCGATCTGCAGACGCTGATAGGGCCGGCACTGGTGGTGGAAATTCAGCATGAGCAGTTTATCACCAAAGCCGAAATCGAGCACTTGCAACTGGAGTCCGGCAGCCGCGTCCTGTTCAAAACCCGCAACTCCCGCCGTGAGTGGGCCACCCAGCCCTTCGACCCCGATTTCGTGCGAGTACGGGCCGATGCCGCCACCTGGCTGCGCGACCGGGGCGTGGTGTGTGTGGGCGTCGATTACCTTTCTGTGGGGCCGGCCGACACCCACCATATTCTACTGGAAGCAGGCATTAGTATTATCGAAGGCCTGGCCCTGCAACAGCTGGAACCGGGTGAATACGACATGATTTGCCTGCCCCTGAAAATTGCCGGGGCCGATGGGGCTCCCGCCCGCGTCATTGCCCGAAAACTGCCGGCCTAAGGCTGAAGTTATCTTTCCGTTCTATCCTGCCCAATCCCACCCGCTCAATCTTACATCGTACAATTTCCCTCAACAACATGAGCAAAACGCAAATTGGAGTTATTGGTCTGGGCAAAATGGGAGCCGGTCTGGCCCGCCAGGCCGCTGAGAAAGGATACCCGGTGATGGGCCTCGATATTCATCCGCGCCCGGACCTGGAAACGGAAAATCTGCACGTAGTGGCCAGTATTGAAGAGTTGGTGAAGCAGCTGCAGCGGCCGCGCAAGGTGTTTCTTTACATTCCGGCCGGGGCTGCCGTGGATGGGCTCATTGCACAGCTGCAGCCGCATCTGGAAGAAGGCGACATTATTGTGGATGGCGGCAACTCGTACTGGGGTGACTCCATTCGGCGGGCGGCGCGCTTGCGGGAGCAGGGCCTGTACTTCATTGACTGCGGTACCAGTGGCGGCCCTGGCGGGGCCCGTACCGGCGCCTGCTATATGGTGGGCGGCGAGGATGCGGCGGTCGGTCAGCTCAAAGATTTTTTCGTGGAAACCTCCGTGCCCGATGGTTTTTTGCACACCGGCCCCGCCGGCACCGGCCACTACGTAAAGCTGGTGCACAACGGCATCGAGTTCGGGATGCTGCAGGCTATTGGCGAGGGAATGGGTCTGCTCACACACTTCCGCGAAAAGCTGGATATCAGTGCCATTCTGGGCCTGTGGAACAATGGCTCGGTGGTGCGCAGCTGGCTGGTGGAGTTGATGAAGAAGATGTATGACGAAGAAGGTGGCTTCAACGTGCCCAGCTACATTGAGGACACTGGCGAGGTAAACTGGCTGGTGGCCGATGCCCTGCACATGGAAGTGCCCATTCCGGTCATCACGCAGTCGGTTATGCAACTGTTCACTTCCCGCGACAAAGAGCCTACCTGGGCGAAATCCATTGCCATGATGCGTCACGGGTTCGGCGGCCACCCCTACGGCGAGGACAAGGGCCTGCAGCGCGAACGGCAATACGGCCGCGTGGGCGAGTACGAAATGCCGCCGGAAACCGGCGAACGGGCCAACCAGGAGCCCGGCAGCCATCAATAGACAGCCATAGCGTATAATTTGCCACGAAGCGCCAGCTCCGCGTACAAGCAAAGCCAGCAACCACAACCGTATCTATGGCAAGGGCGCGGGGGAATTCGCTGGGCCGGTATGCGGAGCCGACGCAGTGCATGGCCCGCTGCCCGGGTTTTCAAAAAAAAGCCGTATACTCCCTTACGAAAACGACTTGCCCTTTCTTTCCGGAGCCTTTTTCAGGGCTCCGTTGTTCTTTTTACGTGACTGAAGCAACTACTACCCCTGCCCGCCCCGACCTGCTGCGCATCCCCTACGATGATTACCGCGCCCTGCCGGCTATTGCCAATTCCGATTTGTCGCGCCTGCGTGATGCTCTGAATGGCCGGCCCCCCCGGCCCCATACTAGTGTTGGCGGAGCCCTCGGGCTCGGCACGGCCTTCCATACGGCGCTGCTGGAGCCCGACCTGTACCAGCCCGGAGAGCCGGGGATTAATGACACGCTGGTGTGGTGGATGGTGGAAGGCGTGAAGCTGAACCCGGAAGTAAATGCCCTGCTGGAAAACGGTATTCCGGAGCCCAGCTGCATTTTCACCGAACCCGTGACCAACACACTCTGCAAGCTCCGCGCCGACTTGGTGGTAAACCAGCCCGGCCAGCCCTACACCGTGGTAGACTTCAAGACTACCATGGCCCGTGACCATAACCACTTTGTGGAGCAGTGTTCTGGCTATGATTACGACCGGCAGGCCGCCTTCTACGCCGACGCCCTGCAGGCTGACCGGTTTTTGCTGGTAGGCGTGCAGAAAGTGGAGCCGTTCAAGGTGTTTGTGTACGAGGTACCGCCGCTGCTGCGTAATGAAGGCCGCGCCAAATACCTGCGGCTGCTCCATCTGCTGCAGCCGGAGGCACCGGTGCCGCTTTCGGTAGTACAGGCCGTGCGCGAGGTGCGGGCCGCCCTGACGGGAGAGGAGTAAACGTTTTCCTTCGAACAGCCGTATAGACTGCACAAGGCAACAAAATTGCGCAATTACTGCTCCGGTAATTAATTACTGTATGAAAAATAAATGCCATTGATTTTGGTTGTTTAAATTTCATCTGCTATACTTGCAGTACATCTGACGAAAAACTGACTTCGACCATGCGTCATTTCCGCAATAATCTCCAGAATAATAACTCGAATAATAATCTTATTCGGGCCTGGAAGGCTATTGCTCCTTTGGAGAAACGGTAAATCAATAACTGATTGCCTTTTAAAGCCTTCCACATTCGGAAGGCTTTTTTTTGTGCCTGCGGTACCGGTTTAGCTTTCGATGCCACCGGATGAGTAGCCTAATTCCTATGCGCAGATAATTTTCGAATTTTTGAAAAACTCCCATCGGGGAGCAGGAAACCCGTGTGCCTTTTTGAAAATAAAAACCTTTCTGAAAACCATAAAAAACAATCACATGACCGCGCAGGAATTATTAAAAACGGAAGTAGCTATTGGCTTTGTAAAGGATGTTTTCGCCCGCGAATTAAGCGCGCAGCTGCACCTCAGCAAAGTGTCGTCGCCAATTGCGGTACTGGATGGCACTGGCATCAACGACGACCTGAACGGTGTTGAGCGGCCCGTTGGGTTTCCCATCAAAGCCCTGGATGAGCGCCGGGCAGTGGTGGTGCACTCCCTAGCCAAATGGAAACGGGTGCGTCTGCAGGAGTTGGGCATTGAGGCCGGTAAAGGTTTACTGACCGATATGCGCGCGCTGCGTCCGGATGAGGAGTATTCACCCATTCATTCCATTTACGTGGATCAGTGGGATTGGGAAAAGCACATCACCCCCAAACAGCGTACGTCGGAGTTTCTGAAGGCCACCGTGGAGCGGATTTATGAGGCATTGAAAACGACAGAAACCCGCGTAACGGCCGAGTACCCGGAAATTACGCCCGTGCTGCCCGGCAAAATCACCTTCCTGCACGCCGAGGATCTGCTGAAGCAATATCCCGCGCTTACCCCCAAGGAGCGGGAACACGAGGCCGTGAAGCAGTACGGTGCCGTATTCCTGATGGGTATTGGGGGTGAGCTAAGCCACGGTGAGCCCCACGACGGCCGCGCCCCCGACTACGACGACTGGAGCACCGAAACGGAAAGCGGCTACTATGGCCTCAACGGCGATATTCTGCTGTGGCATCCGGTACTGCAAACTGCGTTTGAGGTATCATCAATGGGTATTCGGGTGGATAAGCACGCGCTGGTGCGCCAGCTGGCCCTGCGCGGCTGCGAAGACCGGCAGGAACTGTCGTTCCACGCACGGCTGCTGAAGGATGAACTGCCCCAGAGCATCGGTGGGGGTATTGGACAGAGCCGGGTATGCATGTTTATGCTGCGCAAAGGCCACATTGGTGAAGTGCAGGTAAGCATCTGGTCGGATTCGGTGCGTGCCGAGCTGGCTGAGGCCGGGATAGGGCTGCTGTAGGCACGGCCGAAATTGCTGCCTTCGGCAGCAGGGCGGGGAAGCAGGTTTGGCGGCCGTAGCTTCTCCGCCCTTTTTTGTGACCGGTTTGCATTTCGGAAGGATGATTAGCGGGAACTAGCGGAAGAAATCAGGGGATTGGTAGAATAAACAGCGGCTTGCGGAGTATCTGACCAGATTCGGCACCGGGCTTGCAAGATGGTTTGGCAAGCGCTTGAATTTGCAAAAAGCCCAATCCTGATTCGGAAACGGCTATTTTCTTCCACCTTCTTTCTTCAACAGACCATGAAAACTTCCCTGCTTTCAATTGCCAGTGCCTTTGTTCTTCTGTTCAGTGCCAGCAACCTGGCTACGGCCGCTCCGGTAGCTGGCAAGGCGATAGTAGCGTTGCACGATGATGATGAACGTCGCAACGACCACAACGACGGATACGATAAGGACCGTCGCCTCTCCAATGCTGAAAAAGCTCGCTAGAAGCCCTACGCCGCAAAAACGACCGGCGCGACGATGACCGGCGCGACAACAGCCGTCGGGACAATGACCGCCAAGACTACCGGAATGATCGGAGTACCAACTATGGTTACGACAAAAACCACCGGGTAACGGCTGCTGAAAAAGCCCGCTGGGAAGCCCAGCACCGCAACGACCGGCACTAATTCTAAGCCATGATTTAACACTCAACGGCCCCTTTCTGCCAGCAGAAAGGGGCCGTTGAGTGTTACTGTGAAGTAGCTGCTAAGCTTACGCTAGGCGTGCAGCAGCCTCGGCTCCGCTGACGAGGGCTGCTTCTACGGTACCGATATACGGGCCGTCGTACACGCCTTCCCCGGCAATAAACAGGGTGTCGGCCACACTGGTAGCCAGGGCCGCGCGGGCCTCCGCCGCTCCAATGGTAGAGTAGGCATAAGCACCCAGGGCCAGCGGATCGGCTGCCCAGTTGACGATGTGGTGGGCCCGCAGGTGCTGACGCAGGAAGTCGGGGGTGGTGCGCAGCAGATAGGCCAACGAGGTGAGAGCTTCCGCTAATAGGTTGTCAGCGGTAAGATGGCGGCGCTGAGAGGCCGCCGGGCCGGCCAGCCAGCCGGTGAGCAAGGGCCGGGAGCTGGGGTACTGACTCCACCAGGTAGGTACGGCGGCATCGGAGAACAGAAAACCAAGGTCAGGGAGCGGTTGCGTAGGGCCATGAAGCGCGGATTCCCACAGCGGCTCATCGAACTCAAGCAGGAATTTAATGACGGCTCCAAAGCCCAGTTCCTGCGCCGCCGCCCGGTGAGTAGGTAGCTCGGGTTGTAGCAGCAGGTGGCCCGGTTGCCCGCTTTTAGCCTGCCAGATGCCCAGTGGTACCGCAATAAGCAGCTGTGGGGCCTGAAACCGGCGCCCATCCGTACACTGCACCGTAACCTGTCCGGGCTGCCACACAATGCGTTCAGCCTGCGTAGCCAGCAGTAATTGGCCACCAGCGGCTTGCAGGTCGCGCACCAGTCCGGCTATCAGCCCAGCGTACCCGCCCACGGGCCGGGGCGAATCTTCGGCCCCGGTGCCGCTCCACTCGTCGCGGAGGGCGAAGGCGCTGGCCCGATGGGCGTCGGCAGCATCATAGCCCTCAGCAAAGCGAATGACCTGCTCGCGTAGTATCTGGTGGTCGTTGCCGGGGAAATACTGCGCCAGAAACTCCGTAAGCGGCATATCGTGCGGCAGACTGTGAAGCTTTGACAGCAGCAGGGGCATGTCATCCAGAAACGACTCGGCGGGGCGGGCCTGACCATCAGTTACCTCGTAGGTGGTACCGGCGGTAGCAAGCCAGGTGATGCCGTATTCCTGAAGGAGCTGTCGGGTCAGCGGCACGTCGCCGTGCAGAAACTCGGCCCCGGCTTCGGTGGGCGCAGAAAAACCGGCTTCCGCAGCAAGCGTGTGAATGCGGCCGCCAGGGCGGGAACGGGCCTCCAGCACCGTGACGCGCCGGCCGGCCCGGGCCAGGTTGCGGGCCGCCAGAAGGCCGGCCGCGCCGGCCCCCAGAATCAGAATATCGGAAATCATAGTGGACAAAGCTACGCACCCGCGCAGCATGAGAGTAGCCGCCAGAGTTGGGCAAACTGTAGTAACAGGATTTGGGGAAATACAGCTCGGCTGACAACGGCTCGGCAACTGGTTTCGTTGAAAAAACGCTTTATCAAGCACCAAATTCATCCATTACCCTTGCATTCTGACTATGGCAACCAAAGCAAACGACCCATCAGCCGACATCTACGCCGACTTCAAAAAAGAGGTAAATATGACGGCTGCCGAGCTGGAGAAATGGCTGAAAACCGAGGAATCGAAATCCGTGGGACAGGATAGCGGTGACGGAACCAGCATCGGCCACCACTCGGGCGAGAAGATCATCCGGATCTTGCACAAGAAAAAGGCCGACCTCACGGCCGGTGACGAAGCCCATATGCACAAGGTGCACAGCTACATCAGCCGCCACCTAGCCCAGGGTCCGCACGATAAAAAAGACGTGGAAACCTCACATTGGCGCTATTCGCTGATGAACTGGGGCCACGACCCGCTGAAAAAGTAGTTGCCACTCAGCGTCCGCCGGTAGTGCCCTGCACTAGGGTTTTGACGCGGCATACGAAGGAGCCCGCCGTGAAATACAGGGTACTGCCGTCGTCGCCCCAGGCACAGTTGGAAATGACTTCGCCCACCTCAATAGTGCCCAGATGCTGACCCTGTGGCGAAATGACGACCAAGCCCCCGTGCCCGGTGGCCCACACGTTGCCGGCGCGGTCCAGTTTCAGGCCATCGGGTACTTCTTTGGGCTGGCGGGGCAGCGGCTGCATGTCGAAAAACACCCGGCCGGCTCCCAACTTGCCGTTACCGCGCACCGGGTACATCATCAACACAGGCCGTAGCGAATCGGACTGCGAAACGAACAGGTTGCGGCCGTCGGCGGTCAGGGCCAGGCCGTTGGGCAGGGTCAGGTCGGTTATTTCGTGGGTGACGGTGCCCTTGGCGCTACGGCGGTACACATAGCTGCCGGGCTGCTCACGCAGGGTGCTCTGGGCTTGCTGGGGCAGGCCGTAGGGTGGGTCGGTGAAGTAGATTGAACCGTTGGGGTGGGCTACCACATCGTTCGGGCTGTTGTAGCGGCGACCCTCAAAGGCATCGGTGAGGGTGCGTTTGCCACCGGGCTGTCCTAGCGGCAACACGGCCACGCGCCGGTCGCCGTGCTCGGCCAGCAGCAGGTTGCCCTGCACGTCCAGCGCGAGGCCGTTGGTGCCGGGCTCTTTGCCGTAGGGCATACGGCCGGTGTAGCCGCTGCCGGCCAGAAACGTACTCTTGCCCTGCGCAGCCGACCACCGATAAATGATGCGGGTGGGCGCGTCGGAAAACAGCAGCATGGTACTGTCGGGTACCCACACTGGGCCTTCCGAGTGGCTCAGGCCCGAGGCCACAATTTCGATGGGCGTACCGGGAGCTATGAGCCGGTCGAAGGCGGGTGTCTGGGCCACTACGCGGCCGATGGTCGTGAAGCGCGGGGCTTGCGCCGATGCCAGCAAAGGCAGCAGGAAAGCGGCAGCGAGAAAGGAAAAACGCATAAGCAGGGCGGAGGATAAAAGTCGGGGCCTGCGTTGCTGTACCGGCAGTTACGCCCTGGGGTTGTGGCGGCGGTTGCCAACTTCCGTTGCGAGGCCGCGTAGGAACGGGCTCCCGTCTGCCGCCAAACCCGCGCTGTTCGCCATGAAACCAATCCGAGTACTGTTGCTTACTGCCAACCTGCTTATGCTTGCTTCCGCCGCTTCCGCTCAATCCGTTCAGCCGCTTGCCACCCTGGAACCGGTGGCCGAGTTTGGCCGCCACCAGCCCATTGGGGTGACCGTGTCGCAGCAGAACCGCATTTTCGTGACCTTCCCCAAGAAGCAGAAAGACTATGATTTCGGGCTGGCGGAGCTGGTGAACGGGCAGCGGCGGCCCTTCCCCGATGCCACCTGGAACCAGTGGGACTCAACGAAAGCTGCCAGCCGCTGGGTGAATGTGCAGGCCTTGTTCGTGGACCGCAACGACCACCTCTGGGTGCTCGACCCCGCCAACCCCGACGACGAAGCCCCCCTGAAAGAAGGCGTGAAGCTGGTGCACCTCAACCTAGCCACCAACAAGGTAGAGCGCATTTACCGGTTCGAGGATTTGCCCCGGGAACGGTCGGGCCTCAACGACGTGCGCGTAGATACCGAGCAGCAGGTGGCGTATCTGTCGGACCCCAAGCTGGCCGCGCTGGTGGTGCTGGATTTGCGCACCGGCCGTAGCCGTCTGGTGCTGCAGGGCCATAAGTCGGTGCTGGCCGCCCCGGGCTTCGTGC containing:
- a CDS encoding NADP(+)-dependent, decarboxylating phosphogluconate dehydrogenase; this encodes MPAPENCRGRWGSRPRHCPKTAGLRLKLSFRSILPNPTRSILHRTISLNNMSKTQIGVIGLGKMGAGLARQAAEKGYPVMGLDIHPRPDLETENLHVVASIEELVKQLQRPRKVFLYIPAGAAVDGLIAQLQPHLEEGDIIVDGGNSYWGDSIRRAARLREQGLYFIDCGTSGGPGGARTGACYMVGGEDAAVGQLKDFFVETSVPDGFLHTGPAGTGHYVKLVHNGIEFGMLQAIGEGMGLLTHFREKLDISAILGLWNNGSVVRSWLVELMKKMYDEEGGFNVPSYIEDTGEVNWLVADALHMEVPIPVITQSVMQLFTSRDKEPTWAKSIAMMRHGFGGHPYGEDKGLQRERQYGRVGEYEMPPETGERANQEPGSHQ
- a CDS encoding SMP-30/gluconolactonase/LRE family protein — protein: MRFSFLAAAFLLPLLASAQAPRFTTIGRVVAQTPAFDRLIAPGTPIEIVASGLSHSEGPVWVPDSTMLLFSDAPTRIIYRWSAAQGKSTFLAGSGYTGRMPYGKEPGTNGLALDVQGNLLLAEHGDRRVAVLPLGQPGGKRTLTDAFEGRRYNSPNDVVAHPNGSIYFTDPPYGLPQQAQSTLREQPGSYVYRRSAKGTVTHEITDLTLPNGLALTADGRNLFVSQSDSLRPVLMMYPVRGNGKLGAGRVFFDMQPLPRQPKEVPDGLKLDRAGNVWATGHGGLVVISPQGQHLGTIEVGEVISNCAWGDDGSTLYFTAGSFVCRVKTLVQGTTGGR
- a CDS encoding cyclase family protein; the protein is MSWLDLTTTISDGMAYWPDNAPVHIKKTLSIAAGDAANVTEMSLSVHTATHVDAPLHFLADGDDITRLDLQTLIGPALVVEIQHEQFITKAEIEHLQLESGSRVLFKTRNSRREWATQPFDPDFVRVRADAATWLRDRGVVCVGVDYLSVGPADTHHILLEAGISIIEGLALQQLEPGEYDMICLPLKIAGADGAPARVIARKLPA
- a CDS encoding SMP-30/gluconolactonase/LRE family protein encodes the protein MKPIRVLLLTANLLMLASAASAQSVQPLATLEPVAEFGRHQPIGVTVSQQNRIFVTFPKKQKDYDFGLAELVNGQRRPFPDATWNQWDSTKAASRWVNVQALFVDRNDHLWVLDPANPDDEAPLKEGVKLVHLNLATNKVERIYRFEDLPRERSGLNDVRVDTEQQVAYLSDPKLAALVVLDLRTGRSRLVLQGHKSVLAAPGFVLRIDGKEVKDKNGKAFSSNVNGIALTHDFRYLYYRAINQTKLYRITTEALRDASLSPAQVAAQVEELGEVGISHGILADAAGNVYLTDSPGHAVRRVTPAGRLETVVRDARLLWPDSFGLGPDGYLYLTAAQIERTPKWNNGQDRVEYPFRLFRMKLP
- a CDS encoding PD-(D/E)XK nuclease-like domain-containing protein codes for the protein MTEATTTPARPDLLRIPYDDYRALPAIANSDLSRLRDALNGRPPRPHTSVGGALGLGTAFHTALLEPDLYQPGEPGINDTLVWWMVEGVKLNPEVNALLENGIPEPSCIFTEPVTNTLCKLRADLVVNQPGQPYTVVDFKTTMARDHNHFVEQCSGYDYDRQAAFYADALQADRFLLVGVQKVEPFKVFVYEVPPLLRNEGRAKYLRLLHLLQPEAPVPLSVVQAVREVRAALTGEE
- a CDS encoding flavin monoamine oxidase family protein, with product MISDILILGAGAAGLLAARNLARAGRRVTVLEARSRPGGRIHTLAAEAGFSAPTEAGAEFLHGDVPLTRQLLQEYGITWLATAGTTYEVTDGQARPAESFLDDMPLLLSKLHSLPHDMPLTEFLAQYFPGNDHQILREQVIRFAEGYDAADAHRASAFALRDEWSGTGAEDSPRPVGGYAGLIAGLVRDLQAAGGQLLLATQAERIVWQPGQVTVQCTDGRRFQAPQLLIAVPLGIWQAKSGQPGHLLLQPELPTHRAAAQELGFGAVIKFLLEFDEPLWESALHGPTQPLPDLGFLFSDAAVPTWWSQYPSSRPLLTGWLAGPAASQRRHLTADNLLAEALTSLAYLLRTTPDFLRQHLRAHHIVNWAADPLALGAYAYSTIGAAEARAALATSVADTLFIAGEGVYDGPYIGTVEAALVSGAEAAARLA
- a CDS encoding DUF3140 domain-containing protein, which translates into the protein MATKANDPSADIYADFKKEVNMTAAELEKWLKTEESKSVGQDSGDGTSIGHHSGEKIIRILHKKKADLTAGDEAHMHKVHSYISRHLAQGPHDKKDVETSHWRYSLMNWGHDPLKK
- the asnA gene encoding aspartate--ammonia ligase, giving the protein MKIKTFLKTIKNNHMTAQELLKTEVAIGFVKDVFARELSAQLHLSKVSSPIAVLDGTGINDDLNGVERPVGFPIKALDERRAVVVHSLAKWKRVRLQELGIEAGKGLLTDMRALRPDEEYSPIHSIYVDQWDWEKHITPKQRTSEFLKATVERIYEALKTTETRVTAEYPEITPVLPGKITFLHAEDLLKQYPALTPKEREHEAVKQYGAVFLMGIGGELSHGEPHDGRAPDYDDWSTETESGYYGLNGDILLWHPVLQTAFEVSSMGIRVDKHALVRQLALRGCEDRQELSFHARLLKDELPQSIGGGIGQSRVCMFMLRKGHIGEVQVSIWSDSVRAELAEAGIGLL